Proteins from a genomic interval of Streptomyces sp. Tu6071:
- a CDS encoding chaplin encodes MRHTLSKGMLVTAAAASGILSLNGGSALAAESTAAGSPGVLSGNSVQASVDAPVNVCGNSVDVVGIANPTFGNRCGNEDGGASAGPAERDAHERAASGESGPRHEGTGPGHTQRGRHAAPGPGRDTAGHEAGEDRAAPRGRHAAPAIGTSSVARGGATGSPGLLSGNAVQVPLDVPLNVCGNTVDVVALLNPAFGNGCGNGAPAPEHPTPRPPHHVPPHHVPPHHVPPHHVPPRHVPPKTDEGDGGGTSSGWTGGGEKEPARLAETGADAGLLGVAGASATLLVGGAVLYRRKAVSAHR; translated from the coding sequence ATGCGCCACACCCTCAGCAAGGGGATGCTCGTGACGGCCGCCGCGGCCTCCGGCATCCTCTCCCTGAACGGCGGTTCCGCCCTCGCCGCCGAGTCCACGGCAGCGGGCTCGCCCGGCGTCCTCTCCGGGAACAGCGTGCAGGCTTCGGTGGACGCCCCCGTGAACGTCTGCGGCAACAGCGTCGACGTGGTCGGGATCGCGAACCCGACCTTCGGCAACAGGTGCGGGAACGAGGACGGGGGCGCCTCGGCCGGACCCGCGGAGCGGGACGCGCACGAGAGGGCCGCGTCCGGGGAGAGCGGGCCGCGCCACGAGGGGACCGGGCCCGGGCATACGCAGCGGGGGCGGCACGCGGCCCCCGGGCCCGGACGGGACACAGCGGGGCACGAGGCGGGCGAGGACCGGGCCGCTCCGCGCGGGCGGCACGCGGCCCCCGCCATCGGGACGTCGTCCGTGGCGCGCGGCGGGGCGACCGGTTCGCCGGGGCTGCTCTCGGGGAACGCGGTGCAGGTGCCGCTCGACGTGCCGCTGAACGTGTGCGGGAACACGGTGGACGTCGTGGCGCTGCTCAACCCGGCCTTCGGCAACGGCTGCGGCAACGGGGCCCCCGCCCCGGAGCACCCGACGCCGCGCCCGCCCCACCACGTACCTCCGCACCACGTACCGCCCCACCACGTACCGCCCCACCACGTACCGCCGCGGCACGTACCGCCGAAGACGGACGAGGGTGACGGCGGCGGGACGTCCTCCGGCTGGACCGGGGGCGGGGAGAAGGAGCCCGCGCGGCTCGCGGAGACGGGGGCGGACGCGGGGCTCCTCGGGGTCGCGGGGGCCTCGGCCACGCTGC